From Halapricum desulfuricans, a single genomic window includes:
- a CDS encoding APC family permease, with protein MSDPATGENVAGERPEPEPEGVTDETTVQGDDVELERTIGLVGGLAIGIGTMIGAGIFVFPGLAAEEAGLAATLSFGIGGVIALLVALPTSELATAMPRSGGGYYFISRSMGTSYGAIVGLGLWLGLVFASAFYLVGLGHYIVAVLAEVGVVLTGLPVGPHVILGLVFGAGLTALSVGGTENTAKLQNGIVVILLAVLTGFLTYGVLDAAGVFGRQSVPQEFFSQGQLPVLSTAALVFTSYLGFAQVATVAGEIKQPSRNLPLAMVGSVIVVTLFYVVTIFVATSSFGADRLGTFGETAMVEVARDLLGLPGAVMILIAGLLATFSSANASILSASRSVYALSRDALLPRWASKINLKYGTPHIALGMAGGPILVLVATDQVEILAEVASFLHLVMYALICVALLVLRRRDPPWYDPSFRIPGYPAVPILGALASAGLIAFMNPASIVIGVAVMGGSYLWYRYYATDVKLKGDV; from the coding sequence ATGTCCGATCCGGCCACTGGAGAGAACGTCGCCGGCGAACGACCGGAACCCGAGCCGGAAGGTGTCACCGACGAGACGACGGTCCAGGGCGACGACGTCGAGTTAGAGCGGACGATCGGACTCGTCGGCGGACTCGCGATCGGGATCGGGACGATGATCGGCGCGGGGATCTTCGTCTTCCCCGGGCTTGCGGCCGAGGAAGCCGGGCTCGCGGCCACACTTTCATTCGGGATTGGCGGGGTGATCGCGTTGCTCGTGGCGTTGCCGACCTCGGAGTTGGCGACGGCGATGCCCCGTAGCGGGGGTGGCTACTATTTCATTTCCCGGAGCATGGGTACGTCCTACGGTGCGATCGTCGGCCTGGGGCTGTGGCTCGGGCTCGTGTTCGCCTCGGCGTTTTATCTGGTCGGACTCGGCCACTACATCGTGGCCGTGCTCGCGGAGGTGGGTGTCGTTCTCACGGGACTGCCGGTCGGCCCCCACGTCATCCTTGGGTTGGTGTTCGGCGCCGGGCTGACGGCCCTGAGCGTCGGCGGGACCGAGAACACGGCGAAACTACAGAACGGGATTGTGGTTATCCTCCTCGCAGTCCTCACTGGCTTTCTGACCTACGGCGTCCTCGACGCGGCCGGCGTGTTCGGCCGCCAATCCGTCCCCCAGGAGTTCTTCTCACAGGGGCAACTCCCGGTACTGTCCACCGCGGCGCTCGTGTTCACGTCGTATCTGGGGTTCGCGCAGGTCGCGACGGTCGCCGGCGAGATCAAACAGCCGAGTCGGAACCTCCCACTCGCAATGGTCGGTTCGGTGATCGTGGTCACACTGTTTTACGTGGTGACGATCTTCGTCGCGACCAGTTCGTTCGGGGCCGACCGTCTCGGTACGTTCGGCGAGACAGCGATGGTCGAGGTCGCCCGCGATCTGCTCGGGTTGCCCGGCGCAGTGATGATCCTCATTGCCGGGTTGCTGGCGACCTTTTCCAGTGCGAACGCCTCGATCCTTAGCGCCTCCCGGTCGGTGTACGCGCTGAGCCGGGACGCGTTGCTCCCCCGGTGGGCCAGCAAGATCAATCTCAAGTACGGGACGCCCCACATCGCCCTGGGAATGGCCGGCGGGCCGATCCTCGTCCTCGTGGCGACCGACCAGGTCGAGATCCTCGCGGAAGTCGCCTCGTTCCTCCACCTGGTGATGTACGCACTGATCTGTGTGGCGCTACTTGTCCTCCGTCGGCGCGACCCGCCGTGGTACGATCCGAGCTTTCGGATCCCCGGGTATCCCGCGGTGCCGATTCTCGGCGCGCTCGCCAGCGCCGGACTGATCGCCTTCATGAATCCCGCCTCGATCGTGATCGGCGTCGCGGTCATGGGCGGGTCGTACCTGTGGTATCGCTACTACGCGACCGACGTGAAGCTCAAAGGAGACGTCTGA
- a CDS encoding universal stress protein, whose protein sequence is MTERPSVLVPIRVLEGESIPDGVPKLLADAHVVLLGYHVIPEQTAPGQAQMQFEERATARMDELEALFEEAGATVGRRLVFTHQAQKTINRLSHEEDCLAVLIPDTVAEMDDVLVAVRGTVGIDRLARVVDGVFAGTDATVTLYHVAREGESEADAQTLLDGLADRLTDNGFDDDRIQTRIEREQDPVDAIIDATVDFDALVMGESDPTLSTFVFGLPADQVAEQFLGPVFVVQRERPESDEEQAE, encoded by the coding sequence ATGACAGAACGACCATCAGTACTCGTCCCGATCCGCGTCCTCGAAGGCGAATCGATCCCCGACGGCGTGCCGAAGTTGCTTGCCGACGCCCACGTCGTCCTGCTGGGGTATCACGTCATCCCCGAACAGACCGCACCGGGGCAGGCCCAGATGCAGTTCGAAGAGCGGGCAACTGCCCGCATGGACGAACTCGAAGCACTCTTCGAGGAAGCCGGCGCGACGGTCGGGCGGCGGCTGGTATTCACCCACCAGGCCCAGAAGACGATCAACCGTCTCAGTCACGAGGAGGACTGTCTGGCCGTCCTCATCCCGGATACGGTCGCGGAGATGGACGACGTCCTCGTGGCCGTCCGCGGGACCGTCGGAATCGACCGGCTCGCCCGGGTTGTCGACGGCGTCTTCGCCGGGACCGACGCGACGGTGACGCTGTATCACGTCGCTCGCGAGGGCGAGAGTGAGGCGGACGCCCAGACGCTACTGGACGGGCTAGCCGACAGACTGACCGACAACGGGTTCGACGACGACCGCATCCAGACCCGGATCGAGCGCGAACAGGACCCGGTCGATGCGATCATCGACGCGACGGTCGACTTCGACGCGCTCGTGATGGGTGAATCCGATCCCACGCTATCGACGTTCGTCTTCGGCCTGCCGGCCGACCAGGTGGCCGAGCAGTTCCTCGGACCGGTGTTCGTGGTACAGCGGGAACGACCCGAGAGCGACGAGGAACAAGCGGAGTGA
- a CDS encoding signal recognition particle protein Srp54: MVLDDLGQSLRGALDDLRGKSRIDEEDVDAVVKEIQRSLLQADVDVDLVMGLSDDIKSRALQEEPPAGTSARDWVLRIVYEELVELVGESTDLPLESQTIMLAGLYGSGKTTTAAKMAWWFSTKGLRPAIIQTDTDRPGAYDQAKQMAENAEVEFYGDPDADDPVKIAREGLDATESADVRIVDTAGRDGLNEELIAQIERIEAEVKPDRNLLVLDAAMGQSAKSQAADFQEAIGIDGVAITKLDGTAKGGGALAAVDETDSTIAFLGTGETVQDIERFEPDGFISRLLGMGDLKQLTERVERAMEQTQDDEDDWDPEDMMEGEFTLYDMQKQMEAMNNMGPLDQVMDMIPGMGGGMMDQLPDDAMDVTEERMRDFQVIMDSMTEGEMENPRVVGKSRIERIARGSGKPEDRIRELLEQHKMMERTLKQFQGMGDADMERMMKQMQQGGGGGGMGGMGGGGNPFGD; encoded by the coding sequence ATGGTACTCGACGATCTCGGCCAATCGCTACGCGGGGCCCTGGACGACCTCCGGGGCAAGTCCCGCATCGACGAGGAAGACGTCGACGCCGTCGTCAAGGAGATTCAGCGCTCGCTCCTGCAGGCGGACGTCGACGTCGACCTCGTGATGGGGCTCTCGGACGACATCAAATCCCGCGCGCTACAGGAGGAACCGCCGGCCGGCACGTCCGCGCGCGACTGGGTGCTGCGGATCGTCTACGAGGAACTCGTGGAACTCGTCGGCGAATCGACCGACCTCCCACTCGAATCACAGACGATCATGCTCGCCGGCCTCTACGGGTCGGGGAAGACCACCACCGCGGCGAAGATGGCGTGGTGGTTCTCGACGAAAGGACTGCGCCCGGCGATCATCCAGACTGACACCGACCGCCCCGGTGCCTACGACCAGGCCAAACAGATGGCCGAAAACGCGGAGGTCGAGTTCTACGGCGACCCCGACGCCGACGACCCCGTCAAGATCGCCCGCGAGGGACTGGACGCGACCGAGAGCGCCGACGTACGGATCGTCGACACCGCCGGTCGGGACGGCCTCAACGAGGAACTGATCGCACAGATCGAGCGCATCGAAGCGGAAGTCAAGCCCGACCGCAATCTGCTGGTGCTCGACGCCGCGATGGGCCAGTCCGCCAAGTCACAGGCCGCGGACTTCCAGGAGGCGATCGGCATCGACGGGGTCGCCATCACCAAACTCGACGGGACTGCGAAAGGTGGGGGCGCGCTCGCGGCCGTCGACGAGACCGACTCGACGATCGCGTTCCTCGGGACCGGCGAGACGGTCCAGGACATCGAGCGCTTCGAACCGGACGGGTTCATCTCCCGGCTGCTCGGGATGGGCGATCTCAAGCAACTGACCGAGCGCGTCGAGCGTGCGATGGAGCAGACCCAGGACGACGAGGACGACTGGGACCCCGAGGACATGATGGAGGGGGAGTTCACCCTCTACGACATGCAAAAGCAGATGGAGGCGATGAACAACATGGGGCCGCTCGATCAGGTGATGGACATGATCCCCGGGATGGGCGGCGGGATGATGGACCAGCTCCCCGACGACGCCATGGATGTCACCGAAGAGCGGATGCGAGACTTCCAGGTCATCATGGACTCGATGACCGAAGGCGAGATGGAGAACCCTCGAGTGGTCGGCAAGTCGCGCATCGAGCGCATCGCCCGTGGTTCCGGGAAACCCGAAGACCGAATCCGCGAACTGCTCGAACAGCACAAGATGATGGAGCGGACCCTCAAACAGTTCCAGGGGATGGGCGACGCCGACATGGAACGGATGATGAAACAGATGCAACAGGGCGGCGGTGGCGGCGGCATGGGCGGTATGGGTGGCGGCGGCAATCCATTCGGTGACTGA
- a CDS encoding ornithine cyclodeaminase family protein translates to MQTRLLPAAVVTERTAITDVVDAVEDAFAAYARGDVQMPAKSYIDLPQYNGDFRSMPAYLDAGDWDAAAVKWVNVHPDNEAQFGLPTVMGTIVYSDPETAFPLALIDGTTVTRLRTGSAAAVATRHLAREDASSLGLVGAGTQAYTQLEAIATVRDIEEVVVSDVDSEAVAEFVGAFEDRFAVREGSIDEAAACDVVSTLTPVQQPIVTEVGPDTHVNAMGADAAGKHEIADDVLGEATLVIDDYEQCTHSGEINVPWSEGLLDEEDIYAELGEIVVDAKPGRGEAGGPEGVTVFDSTGLAIQDVAAAHVAYEHAEEADAGTPFNLVGTDV, encoded by the coding sequence ATGCAGACGCGCTTGCTGCCGGCGGCGGTCGTCACCGAGCGGACAGCGATCACGGACGTCGTCGACGCCGTCGAGGACGCCTTCGCCGCCTATGCCCGCGGGGACGTTCAAATGCCTGCCAAATCATACATCGACCTCCCGCAGTACAACGGCGATTTCCGGTCGATGCCCGCGTATCTCGATGCCGGTGACTGGGACGCCGCGGCGGTCAAGTGGGTCAACGTCCACCCCGACAACGAGGCGCAGTTCGGTCTCCCAACGGTGATGGGAACGATCGTCTACTCCGACCCGGAGACGGCCTTCCCGCTGGCGCTGATCGACGGGACGACGGTGACCCGGCTTCGAACCGGCTCGGCCGCGGCCGTTGCGACCAGACACCTCGCACGCGAGGACGCGAGTTCGCTGGGACTGGTCGGTGCAGGTACACAGGCGTACACCCAACTGGAAGCGATCGCCACGGTCCGGGACATCGAGGAGGTCGTCGTCTCAGACGTCGACAGCGAGGCCGTCGCCGAATTCGTCGGGGCGTTCGAGGACCGGTTTGCCGTCCGCGAGGGGTCGATCGACGAGGCGGCCGCCTGCGATGTCGTTTCGACGCTGACACCCGTCCAGCAGCCGATCGTCACCGAGGTCGGGCCCGACACCCACGTCAACGCGATGGGCGCGGACGCCGCTGGAAAACACGAGATCGCCGACGACGTGCTCGGGGAGGCGACGCTGGTGATCGACGATTACGAACAGTGCACCCACTCCGGTGAGATCAACGTCCCCTGGAGCGAGGGGTTGCTGGACGAGGAGGACATCTACGCGGAACTGGGCGAGATCGTCGTCGACGCGAAACCGGGCCGCGGCGAGGCCGGTGGCCCCGAAGGCGTGACGGTCTTCGACTCCACGGGGTTGGCGATCCAGGACGTCGCCGCCGCGCACGTCGCCTACGAACACGCCGAAGAGGCCGACGCCGGAACGCCGTTCAATCTGGTCGGAACCGACGTGTAG
- a CDS encoding PAS domain S-box protein translates to MPTQSPSQPPPLLEALAELNGQASIRVLHVDDEPDFAEVAGVYMEREEDALDVETVTSASDALDRLDQGPRIDCVVSDYDMPGMDGLALLDVVREEFSDLPFILFTGKGSEGIASEAISRGVTDYLRKQSGTDQYAVLANRVTNVVRRHRAEQEVQNSYRAMETAREGIGLLDEHGRFRYVNSAYAEIYGYDRAELVGEHWEILYPDAHVEQVCDEILPSVPETGRWTGESVHRTADGEEIVVDHVLAYTDADAMICLVRDVAETQDRTRDQSQFELFVEAVEEYAIFTLDPDGYITSWNDGAERITGYDGSEIIGEHVSTFYPDNRNEAYPDHLLADALDDGTTTVEGPRVREDGSQFPANVTISAVRDGDDRHRGFLQVVEDRTEAYEAQARLDDAHDKLQTALNLLEDIFYVIDPEGNFELVTDRAVEVTGYSRQELLTMEPAELFAEADGRRIAADIEQALAEGESRIEAELVTSDGRTIPYEFRKRRIVDADGTVLGVAGIGRDITERKRRERQLRQQLEQFEHFGSVLSHDLRTPLETARGRLELFRETGDGDHLDAAETALGRLDELIGDLSSVLREAEIVTDVRSVSLVDAVESVWVGLESEDATLAIQSDGRIQADETALKRLLENLLKNTFDHGGDEVTVTVGALPNGFYVEDDGPGIPESERDRVFEAGYTTSEEGSGFGLASVRQIAVSHGWQIAATTGDDGGARFEVTDVRMAVD, encoded by the coding sequence ATGCCGACACAATCCCCCTCTCAGCCACCCCCGCTACTGGAGGCGCTGGCGGAACTGAACGGCCAGGCGTCGATCAGGGTGTTGCACGTCGACGACGAGCCCGACTTCGCCGAGGTTGCGGGCGTGTATATGGAACGCGAGGAAGACGCCCTCGACGTCGAAACCGTGACCAGCGCCAGCGACGCCCTCGACCGTCTCGACCAGGGTCCGCGGATCGACTGTGTCGTCAGCGACTACGACATGCCGGGGATGGACGGCCTGGCCCTGCTGGACGTGGTTCGCGAGGAGTTCTCGGATCTTCCGTTCATCCTGTTTACCGGGAAGGGGAGCGAGGGGATCGCCAGCGAGGCGATCTCCCGCGGGGTGACGGACTATCTCCGGAAGCAGTCCGGGACCGATCAGTACGCCGTCTTGGCCAACCGGGTTACCAACGTCGTTCGTCGGCATCGTGCCGAACAGGAGGTCCAGAACAGTTATCGGGCGATGGAGACCGCCCGAGAGGGGATCGGTCTCCTCGACGAACACGGACGGTTCCGGTATGTCAATTCAGCTTACGCCGAGATCTACGGCTACGACCGCGCGGAGCTGGTCGGCGAGCACTGGGAGATCCTGTATCCGGACGCTCATGTCGAACAGGTCTGCGACGAGATCCTGCCGAGCGTTCCCGAGACGGGTCGCTGGACGGGCGAATCCGTTCATCGGACCGCCGACGGCGAGGAAATCGTCGTCGATCACGTCCTCGCGTACACCGACGCGGACGCGATGATCTGTCTCGTTCGGGACGTAGCCGAAACGCAGGACCGAACGCGCGATCAATCGCAGTTCGAGCTGTTCGTTGAGGCCGTCGAGGAGTACGCCATCTTCACGCTCGATCCGGACGGGTACATCACGAGCTGGAACGACGGGGCCGAGCGGATCACCGGATACGACGGCTCGGAGATCATCGGCGAGCACGTCTCGACGTTTTACCCCGACAACCGCAACGAGGCATACCCGGACCACCTTCTCGCGGACGCGCTGGACGACGGCACGACGACGGTCGAAGGGCCACGGGTCCGCGAGGACGGTTCGCAGTTCCCGGCCAACGTGACGATTTCGGCGGTCCGTGACGGTGACGACCGCCACCGCGGTTTCCTGCAGGTCGTCGAAGACCGGACTGAGGCCTACGAGGCCCAGGCGCGCCTGGACGACGCCCACGACAAGCTACAGACGGCGCTCAACCTCCTGGAGGACATCTTCTATGTCATTGACCCGGAGGGGAACTTCGAGCTGGTGACCGACCGAGCGGTCGAGGTGACCGGCTACAGCCGCCAGGAGCTGCTCACGATGGAGCCGGCCGAGCTGTTCGCGGAGGCCGACGGACGGCGGATCGCCGCCGATATCGAGCAGGCTCTCGCCGAAGGGGAATCGCGAATCGAGGCCGAACTCGTGACCAGCGACGGGCGGACGATCCCATACGAGTTCCGCAAGCGCCGGATCGTCGACGCGGACGGGACCGTTCTCGGAGTGGCCGGTATCGGACGGGACATCACCGAGCGAAAGCGCCGGGAGCGACAGCTTCGACAGCAGCTCGAACAGTTCGAACACTTCGGCAGCGTCCTCTCTCACGACCTGCGTACGCCCCTCGAGACTGCACGCGGGCGACTCGAACTGTTCCGTGAGACGGGCGATGGCGACCACCTCGACGCGGCCGAAACCGCCCTCGGGCGGCTAGACGAACTGATCGGTGATCTCTCTAGCGTCCTCCGGGAAGCCGAGATCGTGACCGACGTTCGATCGGTCTCGCTCGTCGACGCCGTCGAGTCGGTGTGGGTCGGCCTCGAAAGCGAGGACGCGACGCTCGCGATACAGTCTGACGGGAGGATTCAGGCCGACGAGACGGCGCTCAAGCGGCTGCTGGAGAACCTCCTGAAGAACACCTTCGATCACGGCGGCGACGAGGTGACTGTCACGGTCGGGGCCCTGCCCAACGGGTTCTACGTCGAGGACGACGGCCCCGGCATCCCCGAATCAGAACGCGACCGGGTCTTCGAGGCCGGCTACACGACCAGCGAGGAGGGGAGCGGCTTCGGGCTGGCGAGCGTCCGCCAGATCGCCGTCTCGCACGGCTGGCAGATCGCCGCGACGACGGGCGACGACGGCGGCGCCCGCTTCGAGGTAACTGACGTCAGGATGGCTGTCGATTGA
- the leuS gene encoding leucine--tRNA ligase, giving the protein MTAPPRETYEPGELERKWRTRWDEQGRYEADPQDDEDSTFITVPYPYPSGGMHIGHVRTFTVPDVYARYRRLQGDNVLFPLGWHVTGTPIVGAVERLKEGEAEQLSVLQDTYNVPKDELEQLETPMGYARYFIENHYKKGFKQLGLSVDWRREFTTNDERYSKFITWQYETLRERGLLEKGLNPVNYCTNEQQPVTTHDLLEGEDAEFQEFTLVKFETEIDGRDVVAPMATLRPETVRGVTNAYVNPDAEYVLADVDGETWFASSEAVEKFELQAREVEVRETIDPAEIIGERVTNPVTGDEVLVLPADFVDADNATGVVMSVPAHSPDDYVALREAKADDERMREYGIDPDDVAAIDPIPILKIDGYGEIPARDAVQSAGIESSDDPQLEDVTADLYQDEFHSGELLDSYGEFAGERIEDVRERFRDHYRDAGLFDLLYEFTEEVVCRCGGDVEVAQEDTWFLRYSDEEWSQKAHDAVAQLEAIPESTAEQYDHTIDWLEEWPCIRNYGLGTRLPWDEDFVIEPLSDSTIYMSYYTIAHRLQDVPPEEMDRAFFDTLFYGADGDEAPDGVEVDIEEPNETALELREEWDYWYPVDFRCSGNDLIQNHLTFYLFHHAELFDPEDWPQGITVMGMGLLEGKKMSSSKGHVVLPGEAIEEYGADTVRFFLLNSSEPWQDFDWRADQVATTRDQLERFWSRAQDVIDTDVPDGARDELQHIDRWLLSKLQATIREATESMDRFETRSASQAAFYQFDEHLTWYRRRTDTDRPGAKWALREVLRTRLGLLAPFVPFMANELHEQLEGEPVEDAAWPEPDPAFESTRTEVEERLVADVVDDIADIADVTDTDPETIRLYVAADWKQTVFEEVVETGPDVGAVMGEVMQHESLREKGDAVNDLAQEMVSVVRERDDATLRAMGEIDEQSVYEAARSFLAREFDATVEVYAEDGDPHDPGGKAGQAEPFRPAVHIE; this is encoded by the coding sequence ATGACCGCTCCGCCGCGTGAGACGTACGAACCGGGTGAGTTAGAGCGCAAGTGGCGCACCCGCTGGGACGAGCAGGGACGCTACGAGGCCGACCCACAGGATGACGAGGATTCGACTTTCATCACCGTCCCCTATCCCTACCCCAGCGGCGGGATGCATATCGGGCACGTCCGGACGTTCACCGTCCCAGACGTCTACGCCCGCTACCGTCGGCTACAGGGGGACAACGTTCTGTTCCCGCTTGGCTGGCACGTCACCGGCACGCCGATCGTCGGCGCCGTCGAGCGGCTCAAAGAGGGCGAAGCGGAACAGCTGTCGGTCCTGCAGGACACCTACAACGTCCCCAAAGACGAACTCGAACAGCTGGAGACGCCGATGGGCTACGCCCGGTATTTCATCGAGAACCACTACAAGAAGGGGTTCAAGCAACTGGGTCTGTCAGTCGACTGGCGCCGAGAGTTCACGACCAACGACGAGCGCTACTCGAAGTTCATCACCTGGCAGTACGAGACGCTCAGGGAGCGCGGCCTGCTGGAGAAGGGGCTGAACCCGGTCAACTACTGTACGAACGAACAGCAGCCGGTCACTACCCACGACCTGCTGGAGGGCGAGGACGCCGAGTTCCAGGAGTTCACGCTGGTCAAGTTCGAGACGGAAATCGACGGTCGGGACGTCGTCGCGCCGATGGCGACGCTCCGTCCCGAGACGGTTCGGGGCGTCACGAACGCCTACGTCAACCCCGACGCCGAGTACGTCCTGGCGGACGTCGACGGTGAAACCTGGTTCGCTTCCAGCGAGGCCGTCGAGAAGTTCGAGTTGCAGGCCCGCGAGGTCGAGGTGCGCGAGACGATCGATCCGGCCGAGATCATCGGCGAACGGGTCACCAATCCCGTCACCGGCGACGAGGTACTGGTCCTGCCCGCCGACTTCGTCGACGCCGACAACGCGACCGGCGTCGTGATGTCGGTGCCTGCCCACTCCCCCGACGACTACGTTGCCCTCCGGGAAGCCAAGGCAGACGACGAGCGGATGCGCGAGTACGGGATCGATCCCGACGACGTGGCGGCGATCGACCCCATCCCGATCCTGAAGATCGACGGCTACGGCGAGATCCCGGCCCGCGACGCCGTCCAGTCCGCGGGGATCGAGTCCAGCGACGACCCGCAACTGGAGGACGTGACTGCCGACCTCTATCAAGACGAGTTCCACAGCGGCGAGTTGCTCGACAGCTACGGCGAGTTCGCCGGCGAACGCATCGAAGACGTCCGCGAACGGTTTCGCGACCACTACCGCGATGCGGGCCTGTTCGACCTGCTGTACGAGTTCACCGAGGAGGTCGTCTGCCGGTGTGGTGGCGACGTCGAGGTCGCCCAGGAGGACACGTGGTTCCTCCGGTACAGCGACGAGGAGTGGTCTCAGAAGGCTCACGACGCAGTCGCACAGCTGGAGGCGATTCCCGAGAGCACCGCCGAGCAGTACGATCACACGATCGACTGGCTCGAAGAGTGGCCCTGTATCCGCAACTACGGGCTGGGAACGCGCCTGCCCTGGGACGAGGACTTCGTCATCGAGCCGCTGAGCGACTCGACGATCTACATGTCCTACTACACGATTGCCCACCGGCTGCAGGACGTTCCGCCCGAGGAGATGGATCGGGCGTTCTTCGACACGCTGTTCTACGGGGCGGACGGCGACGAGGCCCCGGACGGTGTCGAAGTCGACATCGAGGAGCCCAACGAGACCGCCCTGGAACTGCGCGAGGAGTGGGATTACTGGTATCCCGTCGATTTCCGGTGTTCCGGCAACGATCTGATTCAGAATCACCTGACGTTTTACCTGTTCCATCACGCCGAGCTGTTCGATCCGGAGGACTGGCCCCAGGGGATCACCGTCATGGGGATGGGACTGCTCGAGGGCAAGAAGATGTCCTCTTCGAAGGGCCACGTCGTCCTGCCGGGCGAGGCCATCGAGGAGTACGGCGCGGACACCGTTCGGTTCTTCCTGTTGAACTCCTCGGAGCCGTGGCAGGACTTCGACTGGCGGGCCGACCAGGTCGCGACGACCCGCGACCAGCTGGAACGGTTCTGGAGCCGGGCACAGGACGTCATTGACACCGACGTGCCCGACGGGGCGCGCGACGAACTGCAACACATCGACCGCTGGCTGCTGTCGAAGCTCCAGGCGACGATCAGAGAGGCTACCGAGTCGATGGACCGCTTCGAGACCAGAAGTGCCTCTCAGGCCGCCTTCTACCAGTTCGACGAGCATCTGACGTGGTATCGCCGACGGACCGACACCGACCGACCGGGCGCGAAGTGGGCGCTCCGGGAAGTGCTGCGGACGCGACTGGGGCTGCTCGCGCCCTTCGTCCCGTTCATGGCGAACGAACTCCACGAGCAACTGGAGGGCGAGCCCGTCGAGGACGCCGCCTGGCCCGAACCAGACCCCGCGTTCGAGTCCACGCGGACGGAAGTCGAGGAGCGCCTGGTCGCGGACGTCGTCGACGACATCGCCGACATCGCCGACGTGACCGACACCGACCCCGAGACGATCCGACTGTACGTCGCCGCCGACTGGAAGCAGACCGTCTTCGAGGAGGTCGTCGAAACGGGGCCGGACGTCGGCGCCGTCATGGGCGAGGTCATGCAACACGAGTCGCTGCGCGAGAAGGGCGACGCTGTCAACGACCTGGCACAGGAGATGGTGAGCGTGGTCCGCGAGCGCGATGACGCAACCCTCCGGGCGATGGGTGAAATCGACGAGCAGTCGGTCTACGAGGCCGCCCGGTCGTTCCTCGCCCGCGAGTTCGACGCCACTGTCGAGGTCTACGCCGAGGACGGCGACCCACACGATCCCGGCGGGAAGGCCGGCCAGGCCGAACCGTTCCGCCCGGCGGTGCACATCGAGTAG
- a CDS encoding PRC-barrel domain-containing protein, protein MADILAENLSGKAVMGTDGAELGMLYNITMDLESGRLSNLIVDPDEHVGDVEFDYDDQGRILVPVNRVQAVKDHVIIDR, encoded by the coding sequence ATGGCCGACATACTCGCCGAGAACCTCTCCGGCAAAGCCGTCATGGGTACGGACGGGGCTGAACTCGGTATGCTGTACAACATCACGATGGATCTCGAATCGGGCCGCCTCTCGAATCTGATCGTCGACCCCGACGAACACGTCGGCGACGTCGAGTTCGACTACGACGATCAGGGTCGGATCCTGGTTCCAGTCAACCGCGTCCAGGCCGTCAAAGACCACGTGATCATCGATCGCTAA
- a CDS encoding NOB1 family endonuclease, whose translation MYVLDSSAFINEYHTDAEIATIPLVREELTDESAYRFDALEGSGMHLHIPDSETVERVERAARETGDYEELSRTDIRLVAATFELDGTLVTDDYAMQNVADKLEVAVDIIAQEGIDEQRDWHFQCQGCGREFEENHDRCPICGSDLTRKNPA comes from the coding sequence ATGTACGTTCTCGATTCGTCGGCGTTCATCAACGAGTATCACACGGACGCGGAGATTGCGACGATCCCGCTCGTCCGAGAGGAGTTGACCGACGAGAGCGCCTACCGGTTCGACGCGCTCGAAGGGTCGGGAATGCACCTCCACATTCCCGACAGCGAAACCGTCGAACGCGTCGAACGGGCCGCCCGCGAGACCGGCGACTACGAGGAGCTGTCCCGCACCGACATCCGGCTCGTCGCCGCGACGTTCGAACTGGACGGGACTCTGGTCACCGACGACTACGCGATGCAGAACGTCGCCGACAAACTGGAGGTCGCCGTCGACATCATCGCCCAGGAGGGCATCGACGAACAGCGCGACTGGCACTTCCAGTGTCAGGGCTGTGGCCGGGAGTTCGAGGAGAACCACGACCGGTGTCCGATCTGCGGGAGCGACCTGACACGCAAGAACCCGGCGTGA
- a CDS encoding CopG family transcriptional regulator, whose amino-acid sequence MPTRYTVVCDDDLSRAVERLAHENNLTEEEVLRQLLDLGLDALETTDAETV is encoded by the coding sequence ATGCCGACCCGGTACACCGTCGTCTGTGACGACGATCTGTCGCGGGCGGTCGAGCGACTGGCCCACGAGAACAATCTCACCGAAGAAGAAGTGTTACGGCAGTTGCTCGACCTTGGGCTCGACGCGCTCGAAACGACCGACGCCGAGACGGTCTAG